Proteins encoded within one genomic window of Bradyrhizobium sp. AZCC 1719:
- the purD gene encoding phosphoribosylamine--glycine ligase, with translation MNILLLGSGGREHALAWKIAASPLLTKLWCAPGNAGIAREAECVALDVANHGAVIEFCKSNAVDLVVVGPETPLAAGIVDDLAKAGIKAFGPSKQAAQLEGSKGFTKDLCREFDIPTGAYGRFTTADDALAYVRTQGAPIVVKADGLAAGKGVVVAKTLAEAEAAIAMMFDGAFGAAGTEVVIEEFLAGREISFFALCDGDTAIPLASAQDHKRVFDHDEGPNTGGMGAYSPTPFVTAEVHDQIMARIILPTVAGMKKRGTPFRGVLYAGVMLTEQGPKLFEFNVRFGDPECQVLMLRMMSDIVPAFLASCDGELKHFDLRWFPDPALTVVMAAKGYPGDYKRGTRIEGLDDAAEIEGVEIFHAGTAAKDGGIVANGGRVLNVCAMGKTVTEARERAYQAVDRIQWPDGFCRRDIAWQAVEAERG, from the coding sequence ATGAACATTCTCCTGCTCGGTTCCGGCGGCCGCGAACACGCTCTGGCGTGGAAGATTGCCGCTTCCCCTCTGCTGACCAAATTGTGGTGCGCGCCGGGCAATGCCGGCATCGCGCGCGAAGCTGAATGCGTCGCGCTCGACGTTGCGAATCATGGCGCGGTGATCGAGTTCTGCAAAAGCAACGCCGTCGATCTCGTCGTGGTCGGCCCGGAAACGCCGCTTGCCGCCGGGATTGTCGATGATCTCGCGAAAGCCGGCATCAAGGCGTTCGGTCCGAGCAAGCAGGCGGCGCAACTCGAGGGCTCAAAGGGATTTACGAAGGACCTGTGCCGCGAATTCGATATTCCGACTGGCGCCTATGGCCGCTTCACTACCGCCGATGATGCGCTGGCCTATGTGCGCACGCAGGGCGCGCCGATCGTGGTCAAGGCCGACGGGTTGGCCGCCGGCAAAGGCGTCGTCGTGGCAAAGACGCTGGCGGAGGCTGAGGCCGCCATCGCCATGATGTTCGATGGCGCGTTCGGCGCGGCGGGAACGGAAGTCGTGATCGAGGAATTCCTCGCTGGCCGCGAGATCAGCTTCTTTGCGCTGTGCGACGGCGACACCGCAATCCCGCTCGCCTCGGCGCAGGACCACAAGCGCGTGTTCGATCATGACGAAGGACCGAACACCGGCGGCATGGGCGCCTATTCGCCGACGCCGTTCGTGACGGCTGAGGTGCACGATCAAATCATGGCGCGGATCATCCTGCCGACCGTCGCGGGCATGAAGAAGCGCGGCACGCCGTTCCGCGGCGTGCTCTATGCCGGCGTAATGCTGACGGAGCAGGGGCCAAAGCTGTTCGAATTCAATGTCCGCTTCGGCGACCCCGAATGCCAGGTGCTGATGCTGCGAATGATGTCCGACATCGTGCCGGCGTTTCTGGCGTCCTGCGACGGAGAACTGAAGCATTTCGACCTGCGCTGGTTTCCCGATCCGGCGCTGACCGTGGTGATGGCGGCGAAGGGTTATCCCGGCGACTACAAGAGGGGCACGCGGATTGAGGGCCTTGATGACGCGGCCGAAATCGAGGGCGTCGAGATATTTCACGCCGGCACGGCGGCGAAGGACGGCGGCATTGTCGCCAATGGCGGCCGCGTGCTGAACGTCTGCGCGATGGGGAAGACCGTCACCGAGGCGAGAGAGCGTGCCTATCAGGCCGTCGACCGCATCCAATGGCCGGATGGTTTTTGCCGGCGTGACATCGCCTGGCAGGCGGTGGAGGCGGAGAGGGGTTGA
- a CDS encoding acyl-CoA dehydrogenase family protein, producing the protein MSIDFEIPAEAKAIREKVRKWVQEECIPAEKELDTKPLAEVLGPLRAKARARGLWCPWVPKEYGGMGLGPLANALVQMELGESMLGALSMNTQGPDDASMMTILAHGTEYQKERFLKPLLNGDKRICFSMTEKAAGADATGMQTTAVKDGNENYVLNGEKWFSSSASVADMALVMAKTDPNAPRHKQYSTFIVELPNPGYKIKRNVANMAIEGPHDEILHGGHSEIEIKDLKVPADNLLGGEGNGFAMGQHRLAYGRLRHGMHNVAKAQRALDMAVAHVTKRSTFGKLLADRQAVQFMLADCASELYIGRLMLLHIAYKAEKGLDIRQENSIAKIFHAHMVHKVIDTAIQLHGALGFSQDTPLAKWYTQVRSQRLVDGPDEVHKWKIGKNVIKAFREHGTTASAAGGDLL; encoded by the coding sequence ATGTCGATCGATTTCGAAATTCCGGCCGAAGCCAAGGCAATCCGCGAGAAGGTCCGCAAATGGGTGCAGGAGGAATGCATCCCCGCAGAGAAGGAACTCGATACCAAGCCGCTCGCCGAAGTGCTCGGCCCGCTCCGCGCCAAGGCCCGCGCGCGCGGCCTGTGGTGCCCATGGGTGCCGAAGGAATATGGCGGCATGGGGCTCGGCCCGCTCGCCAACGCGCTGGTGCAGATGGAGCTGGGCGAGAGCATGCTGGGCGCACTGTCGATGAACACGCAAGGTCCCGACGACGCCTCGATGATGACGATCCTTGCCCATGGCACGGAATATCAGAAGGAGAGGTTCCTTAAACCGCTGCTCAACGGCGACAAGCGCATCTGCTTCTCGATGACTGAGAAGGCTGCCGGCGCCGACGCCACCGGCATGCAGACCACGGCGGTGAAGGACGGCAACGAGAACTACGTCCTGAACGGCGAGAAGTGGTTTTCCTCCTCCGCCAGCGTGGCCGACATGGCGCTGGTGATGGCCAAGACCGATCCGAACGCGCCACGGCACAAGCAGTATTCGACCTTCATCGTGGAGTTGCCGAACCCCGGCTACAAGATCAAGCGCAACGTCGCCAACATGGCGATCGAAGGGCCGCACGACGAAATCCTGCACGGCGGGCACTCCGAAATCGAGATCAAGGATTTGAAGGTGCCGGCCGACAATCTGCTCGGCGGCGAAGGCAATGGCTTTGCCATGGGCCAGCACCGCCTCGCCTATGGACGCCTTCGCCACGGCATGCACAACGTCGCCAAGGCGCAACGCGCGCTCGACATGGCGGTCGCCCATGTCACCAAGCGCTCGACCTTCGGCAAATTGCTCGCCGACCGCCAGGCAGTGCAGTTCATGCTCGCTGACTGCGCCAGCGAACTCTATATCGGCCGCCTGATGCTGCTGCACATCGCCTACAAGGCGGAGAAGGGTCTCGATATCAGGCAGGAGAACTCGATCGCAAAGATCTTCCATGCGCACATGGTGCACAAGGTGATCGACACCGCGATCCAGCTCCATGGCGCGCTCGGCTTCAGCCAGGATACGCCGCTGGCGAAATGGTACACCCAGGTGCGCTCGCAGCGGCTGGTCGACGGTCCGGACGAAGTACACAAGTGGAAGATCGGCAAGAACGTCATCAAGGCGTTCCGCGAGCACGGCACCACGGCAAGCGCGGCGGGCGGGGATTTGTTGTGA